One genomic region from uncultured Subdoligranulum sp. encodes:
- the coaBC gene encoding bifunctional phosphopantothenoylcysteine decarboxylase/phosphopantothenate--cysteine ligase CoaBC — MLLKGKTIVIGVTGGIAAYKMPNVAHALVKMGADVHVLMTKHATEFIAPLVFETLTNRRCIVDTFDRNFQYDVAHVSLANAADLMLIAPATANVIAKMAHGLADDMLTTVTLAATCPKLVAPAMNTHMLENPITQDNLKTLEHYGFTVIPSGSGLLACGDVGSGRLPEEGVLVDYVLRELACEKDLRGKKIVVSAGATQEPMDPVRYITNHSTGKMGYAVARACMLRGADVTLLASTGCTLPPVPFVKVVPYTTAADLFAAVQQHAMDADALVMAAAVADYRPTTVAQDKVKKKDGEMTLALERTQDILAWVGEHKPEKLFVCGFSMETRDLIENSTAKLRKKHMDMIVANNLKVPGAGFGVDTNVVTLITGQGTEALPLQSKDAVAQRIADAIAASR; from the coding sequence ATGCTGCTCAAAGGAAAGACGATCGTCATCGGGGTCACCGGGGGCATCGCCGCATACAAAATGCCCAATGTGGCCCATGCGCTGGTCAAGATGGGGGCGGATGTGCATGTGCTGATGACGAAGCACGCCACCGAGTTCATCGCACCGCTGGTATTTGAAACGCTGACCAACCGGCGCTGCATTGTGGATACCTTCGACCGCAATTTCCAGTATGATGTGGCCCATGTGTCCCTGGCCAACGCAGCGGACCTTATGCTCATTGCGCCGGCCACCGCCAATGTGATTGCCAAGATGGCCCACGGGCTGGCCGATGATATGCTCACCACCGTGACGCTGGCTGCCACCTGTCCCAAACTGGTGGCTCCGGCCATGAATACCCACATGCTGGAAAATCCCATCACCCAGGACAATCTGAAAACGCTGGAACACTACGGCTTTACGGTCATTCCCTCCGGCTCCGGGCTGCTGGCCTGCGGCGATGTGGGCTCGGGGCGGCTGCCAGAGGAAGGCGTTCTGGTGGACTATGTGCTGCGGGAACTGGCCTGTGAGAAGGACCTGCGCGGCAAAAAGATCGTGGTTTCTGCCGGCGCCACCCAGGAACCGATGGACCCGGTGCGGTATATCACCAACCATTCCACCGGCAAGATGGGCTATGCAGTGGCCCGGGCCTGCATGCTGCGCGGGGCGGACGTGACCCTGCTGGCTTCCACGGGCTGCACGCTTCCGCCGGTGCCCTTTGTGAAGGTGGTACCCTACACAACAGCGGCGGACCTGTTTGCCGCCGTGCAGCAGCATGCCATGGATGCCGATGCGCTGGTCATGGCAGCGGCGGTGGCGGACTATCGTCCGACCACTGTGGCACAGGACAAGGTGAAAAAGAAAGACGGTGAGATGACGCTGGCCCTGGAACGCACCCAGGATATCCTGGCCTGGGTGGGCGAGCACAAGCCGGAAAAGCTCTTTGTCTGCGGATTCTCCATGGAAACGCGGGATCTCATCGAAAACTCCACGGCCAAACTGCGAAAAAAGCATATGGATATGATTGTGGCCAACAATCTGAAGGTGCCGGGCGCCGGGTTCGGGGTGGACACCAATGTGGTAACCCTGATCACCGGGCAGGGCACCGAGGCATTGCCGCTGCAAAGCAAGGACGCGGTGGCACAGCGCATTGCCGACGCGATTGCAGCCAGCCGCTGA
- a CDS encoding type III pantothenate kinase: MVLAVDIGNSNICIGGLAGEAHRQVLFTTRMVTRPRCTADEYAAELKFLLTRMGVERSACEGVIVCSVVPSLTTPLADACHRLTGKNALIVSCELDTGLTFRVDEPGRVGRDRIADAAAAAALYPLPCMTVDLGTATTYNVLSAKREFLGGFIVPGVQTSLRAISAGTAQLPPIAPEPPSDLIGRNTVEALNNGAMFGTAAMLDGLAQRVEAQLGAPLTVVATGGLAPYITPCCRREIIYDADLLFKGLALLWERNREQLT; this comes from the coding sequence ATGGTACTGGCGGTCGATATCGGAAATTCCAACATCTGCATCGGGGGTCTTGCGGGAGAAGCGCACCGCCAGGTGCTCTTCACCACCCGTATGGTCACCCGGCCCCGCTGCACCGCCGATGAATACGCCGCCGAACTGAAGTTTTTGCTCACCCGGATGGGGGTGGAGCGTTCCGCCTGCGAGGGCGTCATCGTCTGCAGCGTGGTGCCCAGCCTGACGACACCGCTGGCGGATGCCTGCCACCGTCTGACCGGTAAGAACGCCCTGATCGTCAGCTGTGAACTGGACACCGGGCTGACCTTCCGGGTGGATGAGCCCGGACGGGTGGGCCGCGACCGCATTGCCGACGCAGCGGCCGCCGCAGCGCTGTATCCGCTTCCCTGCATGACGGTGGATCTGGGCACTGCCACCACCTACAACGTGCTTTCGGCCAAGCGGGAATTCCTGGGCGGTTTCATTGTGCCGGGCGTACAGACCAGCCTGCGTGCCATCAGCGCGGGTACAGCCCAGCTGCCTCCCATCGCCCCCGAGCCGCCCAGCGACCTGATTGGCCGCAACACCGTGGAGGCCCTGAACAACGGAGCCATGTTCGGCACCGCCGCCATGCTGGACGGACTGGCGCAGCGTGTGGAAGCCCAGTTGGGCGCACCTCTTACAGTGGTGGCCACCGGCGGACTGGCGCCCTACATCACGCCCTGCTGCCGCCGTGAAATCATCTACGACGCCGACCTTCTGTTCAAAGGATTGGCTCTGCTGTGGGAACGCAATCGCGAACAGCTGACCTGA
- a CDS encoding galactokinase family protein translates to MANTIELKQQIAQGLYDGAFAKLYGADEKIVAAQRERYTQLIDRFAAEFGADRTVRLYSAPGRTEIGGNHTDHNNGVVLAGSVNLDIVAVVSPNNENIVRVKSHGFEKIDDVDLSIRTPQPREAEHSAALIRGVAVGILNDGGKVGGFDAYTTSNVLRGSGLSSSAAFEVCIGAIFRGEYNNNDLEKFSQVRIAQIGQYAENVFFGKPCGLMDQTACAVGGVITIDFKDPAHPVVGQTEIDLAKHGFVMCISDTKGSHADLTDDYAAIRREMESVAAQFGKKVLREVPEEEFYAAIPKLRKAVGDRAVVRSIHFYNDCRRASELCEAVQKDDMDRFLQLIIEGGHSSFEFNQNAYSIKNPKEQGVPLALALSQKVLNGRGAWRLQGGGFAGTIQAFVPNDLVDAYRATINACFGEGSCHVLNIRNYGAVPVTPEL, encoded by the coding sequence ATGGCAAATACCATTGAATTGAAGCAGCAGATTGCGCAGGGCCTGTACGACGGTGCCTTCGCCAAGCTGTATGGCGCGGACGAGAAAATTGTTGCAGCCCAGCGGGAGCGCTATACCCAGCTGATCGACCGTTTTGCCGCAGAGTTCGGCGCTGACCGCACGGTGCGTCTGTACTCGGCCCCCGGCCGTACCGAAATTGGCGGCAACCATACCGACCATAACAATGGCGTGGTGCTGGCGGGTTCGGTGAACCTGGACATTGTGGCGGTGGTTTCCCCCAATAATGAGAATATTGTCCGGGTGAAATCCCATGGCTTTGAGAAGATCGATGATGTGGATTTGAGCATCCGCACGCCGCAGCCGCGGGAGGCAGAGCATTCCGCGGCGCTGATCCGCGGTGTAGCGGTGGGCATTCTCAACGATGGCGGCAAGGTTGGCGGGTTTGATGCTTATACCACCAGCAATGTGCTGCGGGGATCCGGCCTGTCCAGTTCGGCGGCCTTTGAGGTCTGCATCGGTGCGATCTTCCGGGGCGAGTACAATAATAATGACCTGGAGAAGTTCAGCCAGGTCCGCATTGCGCAGATCGGCCAGTATGCCGAGAATGTTTTCTTCGGCAAGCCCTGCGGCCTGATGGACCAGACGGCCTGTGCCGTGGGCGGTGTCATCACCATCGATTTCAAGGATCCGGCCCATCCGGTGGTGGGCCAGACCGAGATTGACCTTGCCAAGCATGGCTTTGTCATGTGCATCAGCGACACCAAGGGCAGCCACGCGGACCTGACCGATGACTATGCCGCCATCCGCCGTGAGATGGAGAGTGTTGCCGCCCAGTTCGGCAAGAAGGTGCTGCGGGAAGTGCCGGAAGAGGAATTCTATGCGGCCATTCCCAAGCTGCGCAAGGCGGTGGGGGACCGTGCAGTGGTGCGTTCCATCCATTTCTACAACGATTGCCGCCGTGCATCGGAACTGTGCGAGGCTGTCCAGAAGGACGATATGGACCGGTTCCTGCAGCTCATCATCGAGGGCGGCCATTCCAGCTTTGAGTTCAACCAGAACGCCTACAGCATCAAGAATCCCAAGGAGCAGGGCGTGCCGCTGGCACTGGCACTGAGCCAGAAAGTCCTCAACGGCCGGGGAGCCTGGCGCCTGCAGGGCGGCGGATTCGCCGGAACCATCCAGGCATTCGTGCCCAACGACCTGGTGGATGCCTACCGTGCCACCATCAATGCCTGCTTCGGGGAAGGCAGCTGCCATGTGCTGAACATCCGCAACTATGGCGCCGTGCCCGTCACGCCGGAACTGTAA
- a CDS encoding AraC family transcriptional regulator — MTNLSKQSYKQSYTDNVELSIFNCGHEYCVPGHTWGPGVRDHYLIHLVVAGKGVYQVGGASHTLQEGDLFLAKPNQLITYVADETDPWEYYWVGFNGACANKLVQQMPFSDLHPVHHCKDPQAAREALYNIYLSRGPEPQCEALMTGYLYIFMAHLMKEARDAMPNVGSSSSQYVLSAIKYIQFNYSHDISVDDIAKAVGVSRSHLYRVFMANVGQSPIDYLTNYRISEASSLLKNSNLSIAEIAISVGFFDQFYFSRVFKKVKGVPPSKYLATLEKDPGKLPDK, encoded by the coding sequence ATGACCAATCTGAGCAAGCAGTCCTACAAGCAGAGCTATACCGATAATGTCGAATTGTCCATCTTCAACTGCGGGCATGAATACTGTGTTCCCGGCCACACCTGGGGCCCCGGCGTGCGCGACCACTACCTGATCCATCTGGTGGTGGCCGGTAAAGGAGTTTATCAGGTGGGAGGCGCCTCCCACACCCTGCAGGAGGGGGATTTATTTCTGGCAAAGCCCAATCAGCTGATCACCTACGTGGCGGATGAAACCGATCCCTGGGAGTATTACTGGGTCGGTTTCAACGGCGCCTGTGCCAACAAGCTGGTACAGCAGATGCCTTTCAGCGACCTGCATCCTGTCCACCACTGCAAGGATCCCCAGGCGGCCCGGGAAGCGCTGTATAACATCTATCTCTCCCGCGGGCCGGAACCCCAGTGCGAGGCGCTGATGACCGGGTATCTGTATATCTTCATGGCCCATCTGATGAAGGAAGCCCGGGATGCCATGCCCAACGTGGGTTCTTCCAGCAGCCAGTATGTACTTTCCGCCATCAAGTACATCCAGTTCAACTATTCCCATGATATCTCGGTGGACGACATCGCCAAGGCGGTGGGCGTCAGCCGGAGCCATCTATACCGCGTCTTCATGGCCAATGTGGGCCAAAGCCCCATCGACTATCTGACCAACTACCGCATCAGCGAGGCCAGCAGCCTGCTGAAAAATTCCAATCTCTCCATTGCGGAGATTGCCATCTCGGTGGGATTCTTTGACCAGTTCTATTTTTCCCGTGTATTCAAAAAGGTCAAGGGTGTGCCCCCCAGCAAATATCTTGCCACCCTGGAAAAAGACCCGGGCAAGCTGCCCGACAAATAA
- the rlmD gene encoding 23S rRNA (uracil(1939)-C(5))-methyltransferase RlmD translates to MAFTKNQILTLEIESLSSDGNGVAHSDGQAVFIPGTAPGDTARVRIVKPMKSYAFGRLEELLVPGPDRIEPDCPVAGPCGGCGLRHISYEAECRAKTRFVQDAFSRLGKLELPVLPVLGAPQADRYRNKVQLPVGTDENGHLTTGFFAGRSHRIIACPDCKLQPAWMNQLAARACALLEEAGATAYEEESHTGLVRHLFLRQGWHSGQRLVCFVLNGRALPDERALCETLQREFDLTTVLINENTVRTNVILGSRTRTVLGPGVIEDTLAGVALRMGVHEFYQVNTAAAEILYARARSYAALQPEDFLLDLYCGMGTIGLSMLPDCRRLLGVEIVPQAVEGAKATAARLGLPSEKADFRCQDAGAAAAQLAAEGQHPDVIVVDPPRKGCDLATLQAIVQMSPRTLVMVSCNAATAARDTRWMTEHGYQATEVQPVDLFPRTRHVECIVKLIRV, encoded by the coding sequence ATGGCATTTACCAAAAATCAGATTCTGACCCTGGAAATCGAGTCCCTTTCCAGTGACGGCAACGGCGTAGCCCACAGCGACGGACAGGCAGTCTTTATTCCGGGCACGGCTCCGGGCGATACCGCCAGGGTGCGGATCGTCAAGCCGATGAAAAGCTATGCCTTCGGCCGGTTGGAAGAATTGCTGGTACCCGGTCCCGACCGGATCGAGCCGGACTGTCCTGTGGCCGGCCCCTGCGGCGGCTGCGGGCTGCGGCATATTTCCTATGAAGCGGAATGCCGTGCCAAGACCCGTTTTGTGCAGGACGCCTTTTCCCGCCTGGGCAAACTGGAACTGCCGGTTCTGCCGGTTCTGGGGGCCCCCCAGGCCGACCGCTACCGCAACAAGGTACAGCTGCCGGTGGGGACCGATGAAAACGGGCACCTGACCACCGGCTTTTTTGCCGGCCGCAGCCACCGCATCATTGCCTGCCCCGACTGCAAACTCCAACCCGCGTGGATGAACCAGCTGGCCGCACGGGCCTGTGCCCTCCTTGAGGAGGCCGGCGCCACCGCTTACGAGGAGGAAAGCCACACCGGCCTGGTGCGGCATCTCTTTCTGCGCCAGGGCTGGCACAGCGGGCAGCGTCTGGTGTGCTTCGTGCTGAACGGCCGCGCACTGCCCGACGAACGCGCCTTATGCGAAACCCTGCAGCGGGAATTTGATCTGACCACTGTGCTGATCAACGAGAATACGGTTCGCACCAATGTGATCCTGGGGTCCCGTACCCGCACGGTTTTGGGCCCCGGCGTGATTGAGGACACCCTGGCCGGTGTGGCGCTGCGTATGGGTGTGCATGAGTTTTACCAGGTCAATACAGCCGCAGCGGAAATTCTGTATGCGCGGGCCCGCAGCTATGCCGCCCTTCAGCCGGAAGATTTTCTGCTGGACCTGTACTGCGGCATGGGTACCATCGGGCTTTCCATGCTGCCGGACTGCCGCAGGCTGTTGGGCGTGGAGATCGTGCCCCAGGCGGTGGAGGGCGCCAAAGCCACGGCGGCCCGTCTGGGTCTGCCCTCCGAGAAAGCGGATTTCCGCTGCCAGGATGCCGGTGCTGCGGCAGCCCAGCTGGCGGCCGAGGGGCAACATCCGGACGTTATTGTCGTGGATCCGCCCCGTAAAGGTTGTGACCTTGCCACCCTGCAGGCGATTGTACAGATGTCTCCCCGCACGCTGGTCATGGTGAGCTGCAATGCCGCCACCGCCGCCCGGGATACACGCTGGATGACGGAACATGGGTATCAGGCCACCGAAGTGCAGCCTGTGGACCTGTTCCCCCGCACCCGCCACGTGGAATGCATCGTCAAGCTGATCCGCGTATAA
- a CDS encoding DUF5685 family protein yields MFGYVTIYRKGLAKEDLDRYQAYYCGLCQALGRRYGLPGRLTLSYDITFVAILLSALYEPPTRFGTGRCAPHPIKPRPRADNSFLDYAADMTVALAYYNFLDDWQDDHRRASLRQAKKLESYLPGIQARWPRQYGVITEQLAALNLLEEAGSHDLDALCNAFGTLLGAVFACRDDIWAPTLEAMGRGLGGFIYLMDAYDDLEKDRQKGRYNALSHLADRVSPAEYEEQCHELLTQQMGLCAQQFSLLPILQDSPEGKLLYNTIYSGVWSKYALVRKHREGRHPHD; encoded by the coding sequence ATGTTTGGATATGTTACCATCTATCGAAAGGGATTGGCAAAAGAAGACCTTGACCGCTATCAGGCTTACTATTGCGGGCTTTGCCAGGCTCTGGGCCGCCGCTACGGTCTGCCCGGGCGTCTGACACTCAGCTATGATATTACCTTTGTGGCCATTCTGCTGAGTGCCCTGTATGAGCCCCCCACCCGTTTTGGCACCGGGCGTTGTGCACCGCATCCCATCAAGCCGCGCCCGCGGGCGGACAATTCCTTTCTGGACTATGCTGCCGATATGACCGTTGCCCTCGCCTACTACAACTTTCTGGATGACTGGCAGGACGATCACCGGCGCGCCAGCCTTCGTCAGGCGAAGAAGCTGGAAAGCTACCTGCCCGGGATCCAGGCGCGATGGCCACGGCAATACGGTGTGATCACCGAACAGCTGGCTGCGCTGAACCTGCTGGAAGAAGCCGGTTCCCACGACCTGGATGCCCTGTGCAACGCCTTCGGCACCCTGCTGGGGGCTGTTTTTGCCTGCCGGGATGACATCTGGGCTCCCACCCTGGAGGCAATGGGACGCGGACTGGGTGGCTTCATCTACCTGATGGATGCATACGATGATCTGGAAAAGGATCGGCAGAAGGGTCGATACAACGCCCTTTCCCATCTGGCGGACAGGGTATCTCCTGCCGAATATGAAGAACAGTGCCACGAACTGCTCACCCAGCAGATGGGCCTGTGTGCCCAGCAGTTTTCCCTGCTTCCGATTTTGCAGGATTCTCCGGAGGGGAAGTTATTGTACAACACCATCTATTCCGGCGTGTGGAGCAAATACGCGCTGGTGAGAAAGCACAGAGAGGGGCGTCATCCGCATGACTGA